In Anaerolineae bacterium, the following are encoded in one genomic region:
- the argH gene encoding argininosuccinate lyase: MTLWGGVFQQPTDDAVRRLNDSLSFDWRLYDVDITASQAWAGALHQAGILTSEEHQAIVQGLEQVRRLFTAGQFAPAPGDEDIHTAIERCLTEAIGPVAGKLHTGRSRNDQVATDLRLWVMQATPALLDHVRDLQRALLTQAAGHVHSVMPGLTHFQPAQPITAAHWLLSTVAMLERDRDRLGQATAAAASQCPLGSGALAGTPYPVDRTALAVALGFQKASSNSLDAVSDRDFVADFLHAAALLMTHLSRLAEDLIIYSNPCFGFVTLDDRYSTGSSLMPQKRNPDPLELARGKTGRIIGHLAGLLTTLKGLPSGYNKDLQEDKEPLFDAYDTLALLLPVLTALIASMTLHPDRMRAALDETMLATDLADYLVARGVPFRQAHHLTGQVVRRAEALGVKLSALPLADYQAIAPQFGPDVCDVFDFGQAVARRQPVGGTAPETVSTQIKQWQALLGRS; this comes from the coding sequence ATGACACTGTGGGGTGGCGTATTCCAGCAACCGACCGATGACGCGGTAAGGCGGCTAAACGATAGCCTGTCGTTTGACTGGCGACTTTATGACGTCGACATCACCGCCAGCCAGGCATGGGCCGGGGCGCTTCACCAGGCAGGGATTCTGACGTCCGAAGAACATCAGGCCATCGTGCAGGGACTGGAGCAGGTGCGCCGGCTTTTTACCGCCGGCCAGTTTGCGCCCGCCCCCGGTGATGAGGACATCCACACCGCCATTGAACGCTGCCTTACAGAGGCTATTGGCCCCGTCGCCGGCAAGCTGCACACAGGTCGTAGCCGCAACGATCAGGTGGCGACAGACCTGCGGCTCTGGGTCATGCAGGCCACGCCCGCCCTACTGGATCACGTCCGTGATTTGCAGCGCGCCCTCCTGACCCAGGCTGCGGGGCACGTCCACAGCGTGATGCCCGGCCTGACCCACTTTCAACCTGCCCAGCCGATCACGGCAGCACACTGGCTACTGAGTACTGTGGCCATGCTTGAGCGCGATCGGGATCGGCTGGGTCAGGCTACAGCTGCTGCTGCCAGCCAGTGTCCGCTGGGATCGGGGGCGCTGGCCGGAACCCCCTACCCTGTCGACCGTACCGCCCTGGCGGTGGCGCTGGGCTTTCAAAAAGCCAGCAGCAACAGTCTTGACGCCGTCTCCGATCGCGACTTCGTGGCTGACTTTCTGCATGCCGCTGCGCTGCTGATGACGCATCTTTCCCGGCTGGCTGAGGATCTGATCATCTACAGCAACCCGTGCTTCGGCTTTGTTACCCTTGACGATCGCTATAGCACAGGCAGCAGCCTGATGCCTCAGAAGCGCAATCCCGATCCGCTGGAACTGGCCCGCGGCAAAACTGGACGGATCATTGGCCACCTAGCCGGCCTGCTGACCACGCTCAAGGGATTGCCTTCCGGATATAATAAGGACCTCCAGGAGGACAAAGAACCACTCTTTGATGCTTACGATACACTGGCGTTGCTCCTGCCTGTCCTGACCGCCCTGATTGCCTCCATGACGTTGCATCCAGACCGGATGCGTGCAGCACTCGACGAAACCATGCTCGCCACAGACCTGGCCGATTACCTCGTAGCCAGGGGCGTACCCTTCCGCCAGGCGCATCATCTGACCGGTCAGGTCGTCCGCCGCGCTGAAGCGCTTGGAGTGAAGCTGTCCGCCCTGCCCCTGGCTGACTACCAGGCCATCGCGCCGCAATTTGGCCCGGATGTT
- a CDS encoding argininosuccinate synthase, translated as MAGQQKVNKVVLAYSGGLDTSIIVPWLIENYGCEVICYTSNIGQGEELEGLEEKARKTGASKLILDDLREEFLLKFVFPTMQAGAVYERDYLLGTSMARPLIARRLVEVAEVEGADAIAHGCTGKGNDQVRFELTAMALNPKLKVIAPWREWHIRSREDAIAYAQAHNVPIAQTLKSIYSRDRNLFHMSHEGGPLEDPWNEPEEDMYVLTASPQEAPDEPEYIEIGFQKGVPVSLNGQKLPPVELFEQLNALGGKHGIGRVDMVENRLVGMKSRGVYETPGGTLCYKAHQALESICIDKYTMHFKDFIAVKYAELVYNGQWYTQLREALDAFVRVTQRNVTGTVRLKLYKGNAIIAGRKSPFSLYREDYASFGQMDIYDQTDAEGFINLFGLPLKVEALLALEGRKTSEYAQPDYALFKRD; from the coding sequence ATGGCTGGCCAGCAAAAGGTAAACAAGGTCGTACTCGCCTATAGCGGTGGTCTGGATACCTCGATCATCGTTCCCTGGCTGATCGAAAACTATGGCTGCGAGGTGATCTGCTATACCAGCAACATCGGCCAGGGAGAAGAACTTGAAGGGCTGGAGGAAAAAGCCCGCAAGACCGGCGCCAGCAAACTCATCCTTGACGATCTGCGGGAGGAGTTCCTGCTCAAGTTTGTCTTTCCGACCATGCAGGCCGGTGCGGTCTATGAGCGTGATTATCTCCTCGGCACCTCAATGGCCCGTCCGTTGATCGCCAGGCGCCTAGTGGAAGTGGCGGAAGTGGAAGGCGCGGATGCCATCGCTCACGGTTGCACTGGCAAAGGAAACGATCAGGTACGCTTTGAGCTGACAGCAATGGCCTTGAATCCCAAACTCAAGGTCATTGCCCCGTGGCGGGAATGGCATATCCGGAGCCGCGAGGACGCCATCGCCTATGCCCAGGCGCATAACGTACCGATTGCCCAAACTCTCAAGAGCATCTACAGCCGTGATCGCAACCTCTTTCACATGAGTCACGAAGGCGGCCCGCTGGAAGACCCCTGGAATGAACCTGAGGAAGATATGTATGTACTGACCGCCAGTCCTCAGGAAGCGCCCGACGAACCTGAGTACATTGAGATCGGCTTCCAGAAGGGGGTCCCCGTCAGCCTGAATGGACAGAAGCTACCCCCTGTCGAATTGTTCGAGCAACTCAATGCTCTGGGCGGCAAGCACGGTATCGGGCGTGTCGATATGGTCGAAAACCGGCTGGTTGGTATGAAGAGCCGCGGCGTCTATGAAACCCCTGGCGGCACGCTCTGCTACAAGGCCCATCAGGCTCTGGAAAGCATCTGCATTGACAAATACACCATGCACTTCAAGGACTTCATCGCCGTGAAGTACGCCGAACTGGTGTATAACGGCCAGTGGTACACCCAGCTTCGGGAAGCGCTGGATGCCTTTGTCCGGGTGACCCAGAGGAATGTCACCGGCACGGTACGGCTCAAGCTGTACAAAGGCAATGCGATCATCGCCGGACGCAAGAGTCCCTTTAGCCTGTACCGGGAAGACTATGCGTCGTTCGGGCAAATGGACATCTACGATCAGACTGATGCGGAAGGGTTCATCAATCTATTCGGGTTGCCGCTGAAAGTGGAAGCGCTCCTGGCCCTCGAAGGTCGGAAGACAAGCGAATATGCCCAACCCGACTATGCCTTGTTCAAGCGTGATTAG
- the pheA gene encoding prephenate dehydratase: protein MTRRVAFQGIHGAYSEQAIRQHFGDDVETVPCRTFIELFQCIESQQADHAILPIENAQAGTVSQSYELLMEHDLRVQGEVILHVRHALLAPLGTRLTDLQRVRSHPQALAQCEQYLRRFGLEAEPWYDTAGSARDLAAAPIPGVGAIASPLAAELYGLEVIEPNIEDVAHNFTRFFILGIEDAERAEKNKTSLVFATRHRPAALYECLGEFALRGINLTKIESRPRRNRPWEYVFYLDFEGHWKDPVCEAALVALLRRASFVKMLGSYPAADSPIVETA from the coding sequence GTGACCAGGCGAGTTGCTTTTCAGGGCATTCATGGTGCTTATTCCGAGCAGGCCATTCGCCAGCATTTTGGCGACGATGTGGAGACAGTACCCTGCCGGACGTTTATCGAGTTGTTCCAGTGCATCGAGTCGCAGCAGGCTGATCATGCTATCCTGCCAATTGAGAACGCCCAGGCAGGCACAGTTTCGCAGTCCTATGAGTTATTGATGGAACACGACCTGCGCGTTCAGGGTGAGGTTATCCTGCATGTTCGCCATGCCTTGCTTGCGCCCCTGGGTACACGGCTGACTGATCTACAGCGAGTGCGCTCCCATCCCCAGGCGCTGGCTCAGTGCGAGCAGTATTTGCGCCGATTTGGGCTGGAGGCCGAGCCCTGGTATGACACTGCTGGCAGCGCGCGCGATCTCGCTGCCGCGCCGATTCCCGGAGTCGGGGCGATTGCCAGCCCGCTGGCTGCCGAGCTTTATGGACTGGAAGTGATCGAGCCGAACATTGAGGATGTGGCGCACAATTTTACGCGCTTCTTCATCCTGGGGATTGAGGATGCAGAACGGGCGGAGAAAAACAAGACTTCGCTGGTGTTCGCCACACGCCACCGCCCAGCGGCGCTTTACGAGTGTCTGGGTGAATTCGCCCTGCGTGGAATCAACCTGACCAAAATCGAGTCCCGGCCCCGGCGTAACAGACCCTGGGAGTATGTCTTCTACCTGGATTTTGAAGGGCACTGGAAAGATCCGGTCTGCGAAGCGGCGCTGGTTGCCCTCCTGCGGCGTGCCTCATTTGTGAAGATGCTGGGTTCTTATCCTGCTGCAGACTCGCCGATTGTTGAGACAGCATAG
- the asd gene encoding aspartate-semialdehyde dehydrogenase, with protein sequence MARVNVAILGATGAVGQRFIQLLENHPWMRVTAVIASDRSAGKSYAEATRWVLTGTPPADVAALPVLPLDADPDTPLVFSALPAEIATERELELAAAGYVVCSNVKSHRMADDVPLLIPEVNADHLGLIDVQRRRRGWSTGALVTSPNCTTTPVVMALAPLKPFGISRVSAVSMQAISGAGYPGVASLDIFDNVIPYIPGEEEKLETESCKMLGDLNGERVEWLAATVSAQCHRVPVLDGHTVAVSVTLDRQPELAAIREAWESFTGPEVVRGLPSAPQKPLVICDAPDRPQPRRDRDAGNGMSAVIGRLRPCPVLGYKFVTMAHNTVRGAAGGAILNAELLIAQGYLTGVAV encoded by the coding sequence ATGGCCAGGGTCAATGTTGCCATTCTGGGTGCAACCGGCGCGGTAGGACAACGATTCATTCAGTTACTGGAGAATCATCCCTGGATGCGCGTGACGGCGGTAATTGCCTCGGACCGAAGCGCGGGGAAATCGTATGCGGAAGCGACCAGGTGGGTACTCACCGGGACGCCGCCTGCAGACGTAGCTGCGTTGCCCGTCCTGCCGCTTGACGCCGATCCGGATACGCCGTTAGTTTTCTCAGCTCTACCCGCCGAGATTGCCACAGAACGCGAACTTGAACTGGCCGCAGCTGGTTATGTCGTATGCTCCAATGTGAAGTCGCATCGTATGGCTGACGACGTGCCGCTGCTGATCCCCGAAGTTAATGCCGATCATCTGGGGCTGATCGATGTGCAGCGTCGGCGCAGAGGTTGGAGCACAGGGGCGCTGGTGACCAGCCCCAATTGCACCACCACACCAGTGGTTATGGCTCTGGCTCCGCTCAAGCCGTTCGGAATCAGCCGGGTCAGCGCAGTAAGCATGCAGGCGATCAGTGGGGCGGGTTACCCCGGCGTGGCTTCCCTGGATATCTTCGACAACGTCATCCCCTACATTCCCGGCGAGGAAGAGAAACTGGAGACCGAGTCTTGCAAGATGCTTGGCGACCTGAATGGCGAACGGGTCGAGTGGCTGGCGGCGACGGTCAGCGCCCAGTGCCATCGCGTGCCTGTGCTGGATGGTCACACGGTTGCTGTATCCGTGACTCTCGATCGGCAGCCTGAACTGGCGGCAATTCGAGAGGCGTGGGAAAGCTTCACAGGGCCGGAAGTGGTTCGGGGCTTACCTAGCGCCCCCCAGAAACCCCTGGTGATCTGCGATGCGCCGGACCGTCCCCAGCCCCGGCGGGATCGCGACGCTGGAAATGGGATGAGCGCCGTCATCGGACGCTTGCGTCCGTGTCCGGTGCTGGGGTACAAGTTTGTGACCATGGCACACAACACCGTGCGCGGAGCGGCGGGCGGCGCCATTCTAAATGCCGAACTGCTGATTGCGCAGGGTTACCTGACAGGTGTCGCGGTCTAG
- the hisD gene encoding histidinol dehydrogenase has protein sequence MAIKVRELASTPPEELARIMRRAEQDITDLLPVADEVIRRVRQEGDAAVVAYTRKFDAPEFTVGQLKASDADFAAARKTLAEDVKTAIMQAYTNIRRFHEAQMPEPMWFTEVMPGVMAGEKITPVASVGLYVPRGKGAFPSVMLMLAVPAVVAGVERVVVVTPPGPDGKVDDASLFAAEVCGVREVYAVGGMQAIAALAYGTATIPKVAKVIGPGSSYVSAAKRLLYGVMDVGTPAGPSESIILADETADPRIVAVDLLVEAEHGPDSAALLVTHSRAVAEQVERLLPELINTLPEWRRKFVETVLGGYGGIMITESLEDSIRFTNDYAPEHLEILTWEPFVTLQKIRNAGEILLGPYTPIPISNYCLGLNAILPTGSFARSFSAVGVYDFLKRSGVGYLSREGYDALKATTAILADYEGFPAHAQAVRQREVWWK, from the coding sequence ATGGCGATCAAGGTTCGAGAACTGGCCAGTACCCCGCCTGAAGAGCTGGCCCGGATCATGCGGCGGGCGGAGCAGGATATCACCGATCTTTTGCCTGTGGCCGATGAGGTTATCCGGCGCGTCCGGCAGGAAGGCGATGCCGCGGTCGTTGCCTATACGCGGAAGTTCGATGCGCCGGAATTCACTGTCGGGCAGCTCAAAGCTTCCGATGCTGATTTTGCGGCAGCGCGCAAGACTCTTGCGGAAGACGTCAAGACAGCGATCATGCAGGCATATACCAACATCCGGCGCTTCCATGAGGCGCAGATGCCCGAACCGATGTGGTTCACCGAGGTTATGCCGGGTGTTATGGCCGGGGAGAAGATCACGCCGGTAGCCAGTGTCGGGCTTTATGTGCCGCGCGGTAAAGGCGCGTTCCCGTCAGTGATGTTGATGCTGGCTGTCCCGGCTGTAGTGGCGGGCGTTGAACGCGTGGTTGTGGTCACACCGCCAGGGCCGGATGGCAAGGTGGATGATGCCTCACTGTTCGCGGCGGAAGTCTGTGGTGTCAGGGAGGTCTACGCTGTAGGCGGGATGCAGGCGATTGCAGCGCTCGCCTATGGCACGGCAACAATCCCGAAGGTCGCCAAAGTCATCGGCCCTGGCAGCAGCTATGTGTCCGCGGCCAAACGTCTGCTGTACGGCGTGATGGACGTGGGCACACCAGCTGGCCCAAGCGAGTCAATCATCCTCGCCGATGAAACAGCAGACCCCCGGATCGTCGCGGTTGATCTGCTGGTGGAAGCAGAGCATGGACCGGATTCGGCGGCGTTGCTCGTGACCCACAGCCGTGCAGTCGCCGAGCAGGTGGAGCGTCTCCTGCCAGAGCTGATCAACACTCTGCCGGAATGGCGACGCAAGTTCGTGGAAACCGTGCTGGGTGGTTACGGTGGGATCATGATCACGGAGAGCCTCGAGGACTCCATTCGCTTCACCAATGACTATGCCCCGGAGCATCTGGAGATTCTGACCTGGGAGCCATTTGTGACCCTGCAGAAGATCAGGAATGCTGGCGAAATCCTGCTGGGACCATACACGCCTATCCCGATCAGCAACTACTGCCTGGGATTGAATGCTATTCTGCCGACCGGAAGCTTTGCGCGGTCATTCTCGGCGGTTGGTGTGTACGATTTTCTCAAGCGTAGCGGGGTAGGGTATCTGTCGCGGGAGGGTTACGATGCCCTCAAGGCGACAACGGCTATCCTGGCTGACTACGAGGGATTCCCGGCGCATGCCCAGGCTGTGCGTCAGCGGGAGGTCTGGTGGAAGTAG
- a CDS encoding HAD family hydrolase produces MTRPVDLIIFDLDGVITTEQIYWECARLTLWELMQPRQGTPAVRAMPEGAVRESILPPVLIDAAKDRMVNSNWDLTYLAACALLIACDPGEGLPPNTIPALLGQLRPGFANLMAWPAPIEKLLDMAGDRQSSALLSFAGQAAADHLGAPPDLLRPQGAWWSYLYERFQMWLSGEALVAFGMRPLADTLILPAETLQRTLCILREKGYLLGIATGRPHAEAMPPLRDNGLLDLLDPRRIVTYSEVKAAAKETGQTGLGKPHPFSVWRAIYPELPASRLLGTPLPGGLRALMVGDSPSDAQAAQAAGIPCVGVLSGITELQRRERRRAALQLAGCVDVLLDVSYLPAWLDDWR; encoded by the coding sequence GTGACCAGGCCTGTCGACCTGATCATCTTCGATCTGGACGGGGTGATCACAACTGAACAGATCTACTGGGAATGCGCCCGGCTGACTCTGTGGGAGCTTATGCAGCCAAGGCAAGGCACTCCGGCGGTCAGGGCGATGCCTGAGGGCGCTGTGCGTGAGAGTATCCTGCCGCCGGTGTTGATCGACGCTGCTAAAGATCGGATGGTGAACTCCAACTGGGATCTGACTTACCTGGCGGCCTGCGCATTGTTGATCGCCTGCGATCCTGGGGAGGGGCTACCCCCCAACACGATCCCTGCATTGCTGGGACAATTGCGACCGGGGTTTGCAAACCTGATGGCCTGGCCAGCGCCGATCGAGAAGCTACTAGATATGGCCGGGGATCGCCAGAGCAGCGCTCTATTGTCCTTTGCCGGGCAAGCGGCAGCGGATCATCTGGGCGCACCGCCTGATCTGTTGCGACCGCAGGGAGCCTGGTGGTCTTACCTGTACGAGCGATTCCAGATGTGGCTTTCGGGTGAGGCGTTGGTTGCCTTCGGCATGAGGCCGCTGGCAGACACGCTGATATTGCCTGCTGAGACTCTGCAGCGGACGCTATGCATTCTGCGAGAGAAAGGTTACCTGCTGGGAATCGCTACCGGTCGCCCGCATGCTGAGGCGATGCCTCCGCTGCGTGATAACGGCTTGCTCGATCTGCTGGACCCACGCCGGATCGTCACGTATTCTGAGGTGAAGGCAGCCGCTAAAGAAACAGGCCAGACTGGGCTGGGAAAGCCCCATCCTTTTTCGGTCTGGCGGGCAATCTACCCTGAGCTGCCGGCAAGCCGTTTACTGGGCACGCCGCTTCCCGGCGGTTTGCGGGCGCTGATGGTCGGCGATTCCCCCAGCGATGCCCAGGCAGCGCAAGCTGCGGGGATTCCTTGCGTGGGTGTGCTCAGTGGGATTACCGAGCTTCAGCGCCGTGAGCGTCGCCGGGCAGCTCTGCAACTGGCAGGCTGTGTTGATGTGCTCTTGGATGTGAGTTACCTGCCGGCCTGGCTGGATGATTGGCGCTGA
- the hisG gene encoding ATP phosphoribosyltransferase: MTERVSLALPSKGLLAEPTLNFLKSCDLKVHQVNPRQYTASIPALPQVDVLFQRVSDIVYKVADGTIHMGITGLDVVMEHPSSQLLVIHDNLGYGFCELIVAVPESWLDVESMSDLVDISLDFREHKRRNLRIATKFTNLTRRFLHEHGLQHFTLVESEGALEAAPTLGYADVICDLTATGTTLRENHLKTLVDGVVLRSQTCLVANRTALETQPVVRRTAHILLELIDAALQGRDFYTVTANVRGTSAEAVAALVAGNPLTRGLQGPTIAPIYTPSSLPDENHQWYTVTIMIRNSDLLATVEHLRSIGGVQTIVTPARYVFLGHSPSIERLERLLGQ; this comes from the coding sequence ATGACAGAACGGGTCTCCCTGGCGCTCCCCAGCAAAGGATTGCTCGCGGAGCCAACCCTCAATTTTCTGAAATCGTGCGACCTGAAGGTTCACCAGGTCAATCCGCGCCAGTACACGGCCAGCATCCCGGCATTGCCCCAGGTCGATGTCCTCTTCCAACGGGTAAGCGACATTGTCTACAAGGTGGCTGACGGCACCATTCACATGGGCATCACCGGCCTGGATGTCGTCATGGAGCATCCCAGCAGCCAGCTGCTGGTCATCCACGATAACCTGGGTTACGGCTTCTGTGAGCTAATTGTGGCCGTCCCGGAAAGCTGGCTGGATGTGGAGTCGATGAGCGATCTGGTCGACATTTCGCTGGACTTCCGTGAACACAAGCGTCGCAATCTACGCATCGCCACTAAGTTCACCAATCTTACCCGCCGCTTTTTGCATGAGCACGGGTTGCAGCATTTCACGCTCGTCGAATCGGAGGGCGCTCTGGAGGCTGCTCCGACTCTCGGCTACGCCGATGTAATCTGCGATCTGACCGCAACAGGCACGACACTGCGGGAGAATCATCTCAAGACCCTGGTTGATGGCGTTGTTCTCAGGTCGCAAACATGCCTGGTTGCCAACCGGACAGCGCTTGAAACACAACCGGTTGTTCGCCGGACTGCTCACATTCTGCTGGAGTTGATTGACGCCGCCCTGCAGGGGCGTGATTTCTATACCGTCACAGCAAATGTGCGGGGAACAAGCGCCGAGGCAGTAGCTGCACTGGTGGCTGGCAACCCACTGACTCGTGGCTTGCAGGGGCCAACGATTGCCCCCATCTATACCCCTAGTTCACTTCCAGATGAGAATCATCAGTGGTACACAGTAACCATCATGATCCGCAACAGCGACCTGCTGGCCACTGTCGAACACCTGCGCTCCATCGGCGGCGTCCAGACAATCGTGACGCCAGCACGCTACGTTTTCCTGGGACACTCGCCGAGTATTGAGCGGTTGGAACGGCTGCTGGGACAGTAG
- a CDS encoding L,D-transpeptidase produces MLRRHCWNFALSLLFLLPLLVAGYASADGPETTCPIDSSGQCLTGELTAIELRALMAEIAAYPAPDVTPIPVDESLLNSRSYRRVLDAVTIYDAPNGNPIGTLDPGFNFVTIINRVDNWVEVNPGQWIQDEFLGGARISRFAGVTLNSSPLYPFAWFLLDTKPSQRPGAKPAPGTEYIPRYTLVNIYASTTVDGWRWYLVGPDQWVHQTRLGKITPVKRPEGVEGRWIAIDLYEQTLIAYENDTPVYATLISSGLPDWPTNEGLFQIWDRYEHTPMSGAEGAPDFYYLEEVPWTMFFDHDIALHGTYWHDGFGYRHSHGCVNLTITDAHWLYRWTEGPYANTYVYVYSSGQYTR; encoded by the coding sequence ATGCTCAGACGCCACTGCTGGAACTTCGCACTTTCGCTCTTGTTCCTTCTGCCGCTGCTGGTGGCAGGCTACGCAAGCGCTGATGGCCCAGAGACAACCTGCCCGATTGATTCCAGCGGGCAGTGCCTGACCGGCGAACTGACTGCCATTGAACTGCGTGCCTTAATGGCAGAGATTGCCGCTTACCCGGCGCCGGACGTTACCCCCATCCCGGTAGATGAGTCGCTGTTGAACAGCCGCAGCTACCGCCGCGTGCTGGACGCCGTCACCATTTATGACGCTCCGAACGGTAACCCGATTGGAACCCTGGATCCCGGCTTCAATTTTGTCACCATCATCAACCGTGTTGACAACTGGGTGGAAGTCAACCCCGGCCAATGGATTCAGGATGAATTTCTGGGTGGTGCGCGGATTTCGCGCTTTGCCGGGGTGACCCTTAATTCCAGCCCTCTTTATCCTTTCGCCTGGTTCCTGCTGGACACCAAACCCAGCCAACGCCCTGGCGCCAAGCCAGCGCCCGGCACCGAATATATCCCGCGCTATACGCTGGTGAATATCTATGCCAGCACTACCGTCGATGGCTGGCGCTGGTACCTTGTTGGCCCGGATCAATGGGTGCATCAGACTCGCCTGGGCAAGATCACACCTGTCAAGCGCCCGGAAGGCGTCGAAGGTCGCTGGATCGCCATTGACCTGTATGAGCAGACACTCATCGCCTACGAGAATGACACCCCGGTGTATGCTACCCTGATCTCCTCCGGCTTGCCTGACTGGCCAACAAATGAAGGGCTGTTTCAAATCTGGGATCGCTACGAACACACCCCCATGAGCGGCGCTGAAGGCGCGCCCGACTTCTACTACCTGGAAGAAGTCCCCTGGACGATGTTCTTTGACCATGACATCGCCCTGCACGGCACATACTGGCATGATGGCTTCGGGTATCGTCACAGCCATGGCTGTGTCAACCTGACGATCACCGATGCGCACTGGCTGTACCGCTGGACAGAAGGACCTTACGCCAATACCTACGTCTATGTCTACAGCAGCGGCCAGTACACCAGGTGA
- a CDS encoding NAD(P)/FAD-dependent oxidoreductase → MDIYDVLILGAGPAGLFGAFYAGMREMRTKIVEALPEPGGQLAVLYPEKYIYDVAGCPRILAKDLVRNLVEQCEQWHPTFCFEERGEALRRLESGVWELATDRAAHHARAVIICAGIGAFRPNKLANETVEQFENGGGVYYFIQDKSPFYKKDLLVVGGGDSAVDWALNLKDYARSVTLIHRREGFRAHESSLAQLMKSSVKVLTFYEIRRLEGEGHVERAVIFDNRTNEETTLHVDAVLLNLGFKANLGAIKDWGLEFDGRYIKVNGRQETNLPGVYAAGDICKQEGVEPLNLIATGFGQAAVAVNHAYSALTGKSVFPGHSSEMRL, encoded by the coding sequence ATGGATATCTACGATGTTCTCATCCTTGGCGCCGGGCCAGCCGGTCTCTTCGGCGCGTTTTATGCCGGCATGCGTGAAATGCGGACCAAGATCGTGGAAGCGCTGCCGGAGCCAGGAGGGCAGCTGGCGGTACTCTATCCGGAAAAGTACATTTACGATGTTGCCGGGTGCCCGCGAATCCTCGCCAAGGACCTGGTTCGCAACCTGGTGGAGCAGTGTGAACAGTGGCATCCAACGTTCTGCTTTGAGGAACGGGGGGAAGCGCTGCGCCGCCTGGAGAGTGGTGTGTGGGAACTGGCCACCGATCGGGCGGCCCATCATGCCAGGGCGGTGATCATCTGCGCCGGGATCGGGGCTTTCCGGCCCAATAAGCTGGCCAATGAGACTGTTGAGCAGTTCGAGAATGGCGGCGGGGTATACTATTTCATCCAAGACAAAAGCCCGTTTTACAAGAAAGATCTACTGGTTGTGGGGGGTGGAGATTCGGCAGTGGACTGGGCACTTAACCTCAAGGACTATGCCCGTTCGGTGACACTGATTCATCGGCGGGAAGGATTCCGTGCCCATGAAAGCAGCCTGGCCCAGCTTATGAAGTCGTCGGTAAAAGTGCTGACCTTCTACGAAATCCGTCGCCTGGAGGGCGAGGGGCATGTTGAACGGGCAGTCATCTTTGACAACCGCACCAACGAAGAAACCACCCTCCATGTTGATGCCGTTCTGTTGAACCTGGGCTTTAAGGCTAACCTGGGCGCGATCAAAGATTGGGGGCTGGAGTTTGATGGTCGCTACATCAAAGTTAATGGGAGGCAGGAAACCAATCTGCCGGGAGTCTATGCAGCAGGCGATATCTGCAAACAGGAGGGGGTTGAGCCGCTGAATCTGATTGCCACGGGTTTTGGCCAGGCCGCTGTGGCAGTGAACCATGCATACAGCGCCCTCACCGGCAAGAGCGTATTCCCTGGCCATTCTTCGGAGATGCGGCTGTAA
- a CDS encoding metal-dependent transcriptional regulator: protein MRHTLRTEAVEDFLKAVYLLERQQSPVATTTIAAELGIKPPSVTEMARKLAAHGLLKHQKYKGIRLTEAGRRIALEVIRHHRLIEMYLTEALGYTWDEVHEEADRLEHVISEQFEARIAAAMGHPDHDPHGDPIPALDGSLPMQELTTLPEAVPGQPCLIHRITDQSPEMLRHLSGLGLVPGAQIVVTGHISPSGTIDLLIEDIASTVAADIARHILVKPINRG from the coding sequence TTGCGCCATACATTACGGACCGAGGCGGTTGAGGACTTCCTCAAAGCCGTCTACCTGCTTGAACGCCAGCAATCCCCGGTTGCTACGACAACAATCGCTGCTGAACTGGGTATCAAACCGCCTTCCGTGACAGAAATGGCCAGGAAGCTTGCGGCCCACGGGCTATTGAAGCACCAGAAATACAAAGGCATACGCCTCACCGAAGCCGGGCGCCGCATTGCGCTGGAAGTCATTCGCCACCACCGTCTGATCGAGATGTACCTCACGGAGGCCCTCGGCTACACCTGGGACGAAGTCCACGAGGAAGCCGATCGGTTGGAGCACGTCATCTCCGAACAGTTTGAAGCCCGCATAGCTGCAGCAATGGGGCATCCCGACCATGATCCTCACGGCGATCCCATCCCCGCTCTAGATGGTTCGCTGCCCATGCAGGAACTCACCACCCTGCCAGAGGCGGTGCCGGGCCAACCCTGCCTGATCCATCGCATCACCGATCAGTCCCCTGAGATGCTGCGCCATCTGTCCGGCCTGGGCCTGGTGCCCGGTGCACAGATCGTGGTCACTGGTCACATCTCCCCGTCCGGTACCATCGACCTGCTCATTGAAGATATCGCCTCAACCGTTGCAGCTGATATTGCCAGGCACATCCTCGTGAAGCCTATCAACAGGGGCTAG